Sequence from the Amphiprion ocellaris isolate individual 3 ecotype Okinawa chromosome 1, ASM2253959v1, whole genome shotgun sequence genome:
ATTGTATGCTGTTCTTCTTACTCTTCTCCCCACCAGataacaaaatttttcaaaacagCTACTCGTAATGGACTGGATCTCTATCAAATACCCAGAGGATACCTGAAACCAAGTACAACATACATGGTCAGCGTGAGAACCTTCACAAACTGGAGTGATGCGTTCAGTGACAGAAGCAGAGAGTGGGAATTCAAAACTCGTAAGTGTTGTCTTTACAGTCctcttgtcacttttttttcaacaatatATTTACTAATAATTTTTGTATGCAGATACATATATGCATTGCAGTATACATTACAGGACTTACTCAGTTATGCAAATACTTTTAACCATAATTTGGCACATGCATATTAGGCAGAGCATATTATGgatagaaaaaaagaagaaaagaaaaaggagaaaagaaaaaaaattaaaaaagaaggaTAGCAAACATCTTTTCAGACATGTAAATGCATTACAGTCCTTTATACAGAACAGCAGGTAGTCTTGTCATTCCTCTCATTCTGGCAATTTCAAGAGGTTTGCatcacaaatatttatttcacatcACTGTCGACTGTTAAATTTGTGGATTTCACATAAGCAATAAAGGGTTCCCACGCTTTCTCAAACAAATGCTGTCTCCCTTTCCGTACATATGCCACTCTCTCTAGAGGAAAGGTTATTAACATTTGCCTCATCCAGTCTACTAAATTTGGTatgcaagttttttttccaaaagagTAGAAGTAATTTTAAGCATGCTGGAGGCTTTAATCCATTATTATATGCTCACTCTTCGTGTGCTTATGGTGCTTTGGATAAAGTCCCAAAATAAAGTGGGCAGGATTTATTGAGGTAGTTCTAGAAATAATATTTTCTATTGTTTGTTGAACCTCTCCCCAGAATTTCTTAACCCTAGGGCAATCCCACATACGATGACATAAGGTCCCCTTTGCATCATTACATTTTACACATAAATCTGGAATGCTACTATTGaacatatttaatttaactGGTGTCTTCTTGTCACTTTTAATGCAGTACATCTTAttttttcagaatcagtttttaaTACACATTCAGCTGTTTCATAATCTTTGTGTTGGTCTCTAAGATCAGACTAATTTCCACAGAAGCTGGTGAGCAGTAGCAGTGTGCTGGCCTTGTTTAGAGATGTAATCACAGgaaaacatgctgaaaatggAAGCTTTTCAGAACAAGGAGACACAGATATCAAAGCTGTATCAGAGCTAAGTCATTGTTTGAAATGTAAGAGTTAGCAAATTGTTTTCTAATCTCACTGTGATCTCAGTCTGTCCAGTTTTTCAAAGTGGAACAACAAAGCAGCTTGTTATGATGAATATAAGTTACAGCGCATCCACCATGACAGTCACCTGAACCATCATAGCTGTCAATCAAGCAACAGCCACCAAACTGTTGTACACATCTATTGTATGTGTTTCTATTATTTATGCACATGTAAACATCTGTAATGAGTTGTGGCCACTCAAATCAAAAAGTATTTCGTGTCACTGCATTTTGATGCTGCTGTTCAATGTATAGCATTTGAATCAATCTGTCAGTAACATTTTTCATACTGTGTAACTCAAGCCTGTTGGTGGATCTAAAGGCAAACCTCACGCAACTGACTCTGCACCGTTTCATCATCATTGAAGCTTACTTCATACGTGTTACTTCACAGCTTCCAGTAACTCCCCGCTCTTGGTCATCATCATCTCCCTCAGTGTCGCTGCAGTCATCCTCACTGCTGCTATATATGGCTGTTATGTAAGGTAAGTCATGCAGACACAGAAGTCTTCCCTTGAAATGCTGTAACTCGTGTATATCAAAttaatgtgtcattttctcGATTTATTTGTACATTTGATTTCAGGATGAAAGCCAAATGGTGGGACACAGTTGCAGATCATCCAAAATCAAACCTTCttatttttccttcaaacaAGCAAGAGGTGAGACACCTAGTGACGTCAAAAATCAAAAGCTTTTCTtacttcagtttttgtaaacatttattttacttaattaTCCTTTGGATTTTTCTGACATCATTCTATTTTTGGTTTGAATTTTTCTATTATCAGCAGTAAACAATCCATATATTTTCAGGTTCTACACAatagttttcattatttgtgGCATGATGTGCTCTCCTGCACTGGATTCTAACCGTCACATCGGATTGATAGAAAACAATGCAACATGCAGTCCAGTGTTAGCAGTATTTAATACAATATTTAATACTTCTTCTGCTGTGTGCAGTATGGAATCAGATTGCAGGTGCAATTCTTGCAGGTATTAAAATTATAACGTTAATTTGTTTGGCAGAATTGATAACAGATAAAGTTACTGCTCCACTGTTTTTCTGACAGAGTAGCTGTCCAACAAGTGCATGCGGTAGCATAATGCTGCACTTGATGTTACCATAGAACCCAAAGCAGTGACCAAAGCAACCAGGACCTTTAAAACTCTCTTTCAGAAACATGACAAAgtttatttgaaatgtttcagaTATTTCAGGTCTTGAAGCCTGTGCCTCCCATCATCTCCTCCATCTACGTTGACCCTCTTCTTTCAGATGACAGCGAGCTGTGGTTAGTGTGGTTGCACTGATGTGTCAACAATACATGATATTTCATAAGGATTTTCATGTGATCATGATGGCAGTTTCAGTAAGCATTTCTCTGTATTCAGGCCAAAGATGCCACTGACAGACACCAGCAGTGGGAGCTTTCAGCAAAGCAGTGGAATCAGCACGGGGTCCTCATGTCTCAGTTATGCTAATACAGAACATGTAGACATCATAGCCTGTGTTAAGGAAGCCCTTTGCAGAGACATCCCCGGTATCAGCGTCATATCACCGTCGACCACCAGTCCGCTTGCAGACTTAAACAAAGACAGCAGTTTAATCTCCTCTCCTAGTAGCCCATGTGGTTTCAGGGCTGACGGCATGAGTTCTGGATCGTCTGGCTTTGACAATAAAACCTATTCCATCGTCATGCCACGTCAGATTACGGCGGACAGCTCTGCTGTCCAGATGCAGGCTGAAATACCTTGTGACTCTGGATACCATCCCAGTGAGAGCAACACAGTCAACTGTCCTGACCAACAGGTGCCAGGCTGTCTGCTTCCTTGGCAACAGGATGTTATTTTACCACTTGTGGCTTCATCTCTGGTGCCAACAGACATGTCATATCAACAGTGCAATGCAGATTCTGGGACTTTTTCAAATGTTGAAGACTCTAGCTTGTGCTCCATCTCTAGTGGCATCAACACAACCGCCTCTTGTGATGTTCTGTCCAGTGCTGGAGCTAGAAACCAGGGCTCTGATAAGGCAATCAGAGCTGTGACAAATGGCAAGAATGAAGATGCCTCAATATGTGACAAAAATCCCTGCTCCACCTGTGTGCCGACAGAATCGCACAGTTTTCTTGCAGTGGATGATGATTACCAGGCATTTTCAAATCTCGTGGGGCAGCCTGATGCTTTGATTTCCGAGCAAAGAAGCACTGAGCGGGAAGAACCACTCACCAACATCGCACAAAGCTTCTCAAGCACCGTTGTACCAGGTTTCATGAGCAATGGCCAGAGTGGCCAACATCTGTCTGAGCTCCAAACACCTTTTCTCTCCCTGATGTCTGCTGGCCAGTCTTTGCCTGCAATGACAGACAGCGGCTATCAGTGTGTGTAGTTTGGTGGCCTTGACTTGGGTTCCACAGTTTGTACTGgaacaagaaaacaatgtgACTTGAAGAACCACTGGATGTATTGACCATTTAACATGATGTAAACAGCATGTTTGCCATGTTGTCATGCAAATGTATGATTCAAGGAATAATGGACCCTGACGTGACTTTATCAAAGgctgttgtaaatattttgtgtgttcttgttttcatttttcataaatGGCTCATCTTTCCACCCTAAGAACATTTCATTTGTGAATACTTTGCCGATATGTGCAATGTTAGATTACAAAGTCGGTTTTAATCTGAAACATTTCTGAAGTTTCTACAGAGGAACATGAacttaaataacagaaatgacCTGTTTTGAGATATAACGGGTAAATATGTGCAGACTACACATGCCTGCGAAAAGCAGCTGCTGCTATTTGACATATGTATTATTACACATGattcatttgctttttaaatttaggtCTACATAGCAAATGGGAAATGCAAGAATCATACTGGAGGAAATCTGTCTTAAACGTCTACGTTTAAATTTGTTAATGTTAAAGACGAAAGAGTCACTTAGATTGGGTTGCACCAAGAAGGATTATGTTAATCTAAGAATTTAGCAAAACTAAGTTTAAAGTCAATAaatccagatttaaaaaaaaaaaaaaaaaagcagatggTAAATTGGAATTTAAAGTTTTGATGCCACAGAATGAAACATCTGGGAGTAAAAGTAAATCAAGGTTAAATGCaggtttaaatgcatttttcttgatttaaGCTTGTTTTAAAGCTTGCTGTAACATTCTTTCAAGGAAAACATAGTTTTAATCaggtttttaaatgaataactaAAGAATTAAACTTCTCTAAACTTGATTTGACCAGGTGAGcctttacaagaaaaaaatatattgagcCAATCTTGTCAGAACCATTTTATCATTTGATTTCATTGAAGCTGACTGAATTCTGTGACTAAAACAAACCACAACTATCTGCTGTcatgcagagctgcagctgttcaGGCTTGTGAAACTACTTCCTCATTACTGTTCTCTGGAACTCCGGAGTAATTTCCACAGAAACACGTCACCCTCATACAGCATGATATACTCTAcaccagggctattcaattaaaaattgactcgggccggattttcagactaagaacatgagctgggccggaagtttttagcagacactgagcaaagttaaccatttaaaataaacacaaacagataagataacaaacacactggatgtttattaacgtattgccacatccgaaaggacataaacacaatagaagagcagtacttaaactaaacctgtgctgaaatactgcttctttaaattttacattttaaacacacaacttcagcacattttgataggtaaatataagcacaggttaaggtgcatatgaacataaaaactaagtgccgattagaaacaccatcttttgttttggtcacatctcaaagtgcattaaaaagtaacttgcttaacagtaacttttcagaacttgagacatttttcttcttttgaaataacaaaaaacagtttgtccctgtccatatttggtctcatctgagacagtcacatcttcagtgcatataatcaaaaaaataaacagtaggcacagtgatagttactatccctttgaaacgaaataaagctgacatcaaagtgcataataaagtgcaactaagtgaaataactgtcaaaacaaaatgtatttcttaaatattaaacttataataagtgaacagaaaatagtcacataaatacataaaactacctttagtgtctgctacagcacgctgctttgttgcacttaccatgtctcgaagacatatatggcgagaatgtttgacgtgtcagacctgtttgatagcagatgtcacactcgtcttaactttatcgtccgttaaaacttcatccacgacagccaacatgcagtccttcacagtttctgagtctgtgaacggcctctttttcgtggccctttcctgagctgtgcaagtccgcttcattgtagtacagctccggttgtaagatgcagtcaaactctgaattatagccgctctctcatgacatccctcgggaaagtttgtccgaaacgcggcatgtttttccaacgtggtgtcttcggacattataatctttcagcgctgcaacgcactcgttgcagagtaaacgcattggtttggcgttcggacttggtggtaaataaataaatacttgtcagtccacgcaggattaaaccgacggttttcctcgccgatttgtcgtttcaggatagaaaaagacatgctgctattttcgcctgtatagaactgctaatgttaacttttcaaacgcgtctcctcaacacaatgcattgtgggttagttgctaggttacggtaagtgttgcattcaatgtttgcaataatgttggaatttttgtaagaacttgtcagtgttactgaaagatgtttttctgtttttctcggacccaagtcccagtcactcggcagttgctttagggccactcgagggttgctttcgggccgcatgtggcccgcgggccgctaattgaatagggctgctcTACACCTTCTGGGGGCACGTGATGCAAATATTACTagaaatatacattttctttATAGGAAATAGTTCAAATAAAAGTTGTACATTCTTTGGATTACTCTGAGTTGTGTTTGCTTCAAttgttgcagaatttttttttgctgaattttccatttatttcaaatgtattcacaagcaaaaatgtctgaatttggtgtattttctgttgaATCTAGCTATTAAGTAAGGACATACTTTGGGCATGAATAGTTCAAAAGAGAATGAAATtatctttaaataaaaacacgttAAAGAATTTAGATATTCATGAAACCACAACGTTGTCATTTATAACAAAATAATTACATCactttctgtacattttatttatttgaatggaATACAGTATGCAATTCATTATAGTAGATGTATAGTTTATAATTCGGATTCCCATGTATCGTATGCATAGTTTTAACATGAGACTGACCTAATACAGTCATTCAGGAAAGATCCTCCAAACCAAGGTCCACTTTCTGTTTCACTTGCCTGAAAGACACAAATGAATCAGTTGAAACCAAGCAAGATGGAATTAActtcaataaaacacactttgaCAAATTAACCCATGtatcatttgttctttttacatttacttGGGAAactaaatcacaaaataaaaataacccattatttcatgattaatgattaatttGTACTGTCTATTTTataaacaaattcaaaataggAAATGAATCAACAGACCAAGTttgattttgacatttaattggTGTGATTTATGTGGATGAGAAGTTACTGACTACTTCGTATTTGGCACCTGATAAGCTTTCAGCAAATACTCTGGGGTAATGGTGCTACCTGACTAATGCGATGAATATGTGCTTTAACATCATAGAAGTGTTTTCAATAAGCTAATAAGGACTGACATATCAGCATGGCTGGTGTAGCAgatttgtgttactgtaatttGCTGTGCTTGTTTAATGTTAGATTTACCACGATGCCTGGATGAGAAAAAGAATGCGCAATATTCTGGCACCTAACTGGCCTCTGCATAAATGTGCCAATGTGTAAATTATTCAGTAACCACCATTAATATACTGAGAAACCAATTTATATTTATGTCAGTGaatataatacagaaatctaCACTGTTCTTGACAAAGGAAGTGTCAGGTCTAGCTATACAAACACCATGACGCAAGCATAAGGTCAATAGTTACTTGCTGTTGAGAATATAATATTTGTACATACCTAAAATAACTCACATTCCAAAATACCTAATTTTCTACCATGAGTTTACCTTTAAGCCAAAGATGAAATGTCTGCTGATGAAACAGCCCTCAACAGCCTTCCCCAACAATGTGAATCTTGTTGATGGTTCAACTGAGGCCaatgacacacaacaaaaatgcacatGGCTTCTCACTAACCcagaaaaaagtgagaaaagtaATCGCAATTTTGAAATCattaaacaatggcaaactaaCGTTGCAGTTCAAAACAAAGGAGTTACCATTTCATGGAATAAATGAAAGATTTTTCACCACTCTGTACTAACTTGTCTCTGCTTACATCCTTTGCTTAATAGTCTCTCAGAGAACCACTGCAAAACTGCTTCTAAAccttgaaatacattttaatagtAATATTAATGTATTACTGTATGTGGATTCAATCTATGGAGGGAGACTCTACACTAAGGCTTGTGAAACTGTTGGTGATATATGACTGATGGAAAAGAACAAGCTAATCTATATTGTGAACAGAAATTTGGACTTATTtaaaaggtcattttgtgtactCACCTCTGTAATTCATTTGCATGAATGCCAAAGAATGGGTTTAAGATGCTTCCAAATACTGTAACACCAAATATGCATCTGTCCTGGGTCACACTCAGTGAGAGACGATACCTGTAGTCAACCTGTTCCTTCAGATAAAACCACTAACAGGTGGTTGAGCTGATGCCTCAGACAGTGAAATCATTTCCTTTGACCGCATGACCTACATGACATCAGACTATAACTCCAAGTTGCTCTGTGACTTAAATGCAGTCTGAAATGTTCTTCTGTGACTCTAATACTATCTCAGTGTGTGACGTTGTTCAGTTCCTGGTCAGTGGGTACCAGCATGTCAGGTTCTTGTCTGAGATGTTATCACAACAagacttgtttcatttctaatgAGCACCGATGTGGTTCTAGGAGATTTTCACATGCAAAAGAGTTGATGTCTAGTGATTTAACACAACCACCTCTTGTGAGCTTGTGTCCAGAGCTGGGAGTTCTGATGAGGTGGTCAAGGGTTAAATGTTCCTGCAGTGGGTGACGACTAGCAAGCATGAATCTCCCCCACAAGGAATAAATAAAGGCACATCCtaagaaatgactcaaggaatGTAGCTCAGCCAACCATAAATACTGAGGGATTTTATCAAGCACCCGACATCAGATTTGAGTGATTTCTGCGTACCAGAGATGACTTGACAATCCGTTGTCATGAAGGCCTTTTGGTTTTCGGTCAGCATTGTGAAATTATTCCCTGACAATGACCACTACTTTTTGAGAAACTTAGAATAAAAACAGGGGAAAACAGTTAAACaacttatttgattttttttattttttttttcagaaatggaAAATTATCTGTGTCAAAGTAATTGGATTAGTGTAAGTAGCtggaacattttatttgtgaagaGACGTTGCTGCTGCATTTAAACCAGTTAGTGACAGAAATCTCAAAAAGTCTGCAAATATCACCAAATAATAATCTTTAAATTTCTAAAAGTGTCAGATTATCACTGTGAATGTGTGCAGATGATGTAAGTTAGAACAGAGAAATTTGAACTAACCAGCAAACACACTCCTAAGATGTAAAATGTGTCGAACAAACAGTTTCCTAATTAGACTAAATTTGCATTTCCTTTTGTTAAACATGCAGCTAAATTCAGTACTGCAAACAGAACATGGTTCAGTTATCATCCTAAACAGCAAGGAGTCTATTTGTACATAACTCTGAATGTCATCAATCACTTTGGCAACATCAAGATCTTTTGCGAAATCAACCTCTTCTGCATTTGAAGTGTGACACTATTAACAAGAAGCACATTTATAGACATGCTCTcttctcatttctttttatGAATTTCAAGGGCAGACCACAGAACATATCACTGTACATCCGCTTCCACCTGGTGGTCTGAAAAGAATCCAACTCTCCCACTGCTACCACAGTCACTTTGTGACACTCACAGAACATTATGACCCgattaaaatgaacagaaatgacGTCCTGTGTGAACTGATCTTTATAATGATTTTACTGTAGCTGTAAatgatttctgtttcattcaaGAAACGGAGCAAAATATCTTTGCACATATTGCAGGATGGTTTCCAGTTTTCCATCAGGGTTAAGATAAGAAGATgaaataaattatgttttagcCCTTTACGTGGAGCTGTAAGCACAGAACAATCCCTCTTTTAATTTTAATCCACACATTCACATCCACAATCACCCACAGATTCCCACGTTcttatttgagttttttttttttttttttacagctgctCCACTCTATATTCAGTTTCTttccagaaaaaagaaaagaaggggaAAAAGCTCTCGGCTGAAGTGTGTATACTGTGCTGCCTTGTTTCTGCTCTTTCAGGAAATGGGAGTGGAACTGACTTCTTATGAATCAGTGGCACAACATTTCCTGCAACAGCTCTCCAAAGATGCGCATTAAAAACTCCGGACCACAGCTGGCGGAATAAGTGGATTAATCGTCTCATCATGGAGTTAAGAAGGTAATCAAATGACCTAATACTGTCTGTCTTGCTTAAGTCGTCAAACCTGTTgccttaaagaaaataaagtatcTCTTCTTGTGTTTACTTCCAGCCGCGACACGTTatctttcctcctc
This genomic interval carries:
- the LOC111587969 gene encoding uncharacterized protein LOC111587969, whose amino-acid sequence is MKLKSRDTLSFLLLLLGHTVAAIALPGVNNETALNLECTNDFIDRMFCQLERSNCSEYNLTLQSNSMDDDEEHCTFQQCDSGQCCCSVELMLIYGETHTATVWKGGRILKLKNISVKKSIKPKAPEIVSVDESNGNFEVMWKRHYEGVFRESLTTEVTYYEKGSTKKITKFFKTATRNGLDLYQIPRGYLKPSTTYMVSVRTFTNWSDAFSDRSREWEFKTPSSNSPLLVIIISLSVAAVILTAAIYGCYVRMKAKWWDTVADHPKSNLLIFPSNKQEIFQVLKPVPPIISSIYVDPLLSDDSELWPKMPLTDTSSGSFQQSSGISTGSSCLSYANTEHVDIIACVKEALCRDIPGISVISPSTTSPLADLNKDSSLISSPSSPCGFRADGMSSGSSGFDNKTYSIVMPRQITADSSAVQMQAEIPCDSGYHPSESNTVNCPDQQVPGCLLPWQQDVILPLVASSLVPTDMSYQQCNADSGTFSNVEDSSLCSISSGINTTASCDVLSSAGARNQGSDKAIRAVTNGKNEDASICDKNPCSTCVPTESHSFLAVDDDYQAFSNLVGQPDALISEQRSTEREEPLTNIAQSFSSTVVPGFMSNGQSGQHLSELQTPFLSLMSAGQSLPAMTDSGYQCV